In Equus caballus isolate H_3958 breed thoroughbred chromosome 7, TB-T2T, whole genome shotgun sequence, one DNA window encodes the following:
- the DDIAS gene encoding DNA damage-induced apoptosis suppressor protein: MNRRRKFLLASVLALQNSSFVYPSCQKCFSRVILVSKRSNCPKCGFTGEAENVSYRYKLSLKVAESNKLFGITVFGSCLDAFFGLTATGLHRYIQDPKEIPETLDSDTTQNLLTKAVETCFLGQSFIFGVTNFENQHGQGSDSCNFLHQCPDRRREVKGLVACQMVLPDPGVAGFTVIDYFRQLLQHSDFRKLHGSYQTPNSSTHSSSDLISICGPDSSSCFFESHGRDNFSRFWQLSLELTSSVSQLTGDDDFSASEQNKAIATLPQNRKYISFAEATGSTSFHDAIEGSWGLVSYMDRKSTTQKLGEELGLQANQPSAVHSSHHEIGVTDSNLSPLKMQEPFEPSNTKSFHSAVEIKTRYSQHELTCHQHHDVDAHPSLQERSTCRPPSSLRVEETAGGSQDCDPEIWDDLPFSESLNEFLAVIESEIAIIPTDASSRKRHINNDVDELHADHSTLSVTPQRTTGALHTPPIALRSSQTAVKANSGKDNFLSNCETNSSLRVQKEPQPDNTAEAVSISSNGRDISEYFLPNTCLSALLPSSKGLRTTISRKTSPRILPHRAEISLKLNTSESEHSCLNIKYFNGYGEKSLSEVSEKLTTFCCRRYYDVSELCNLENKQYSRWPKNQGDSFTICRKLTYPLEALCSSPSRSTDTLKEMPYGQINNNLTQNYSTRHESSYNASADLFDDSAKEMDFAIEITKKSQDILLQQGKSLAENHHTESDFSLRSLSENSGQSSQKFSLQNMSASMFLRTCSSPPRFQSDSECDFEDSQDFVPCSQSTPVAGFHQTRILGIKGAFKKLPTFYSDLDANYKKTRVSSENDAQQATSSCPKNIRTPSQKSRSPIISGITQPEVFNNCPSAECLETDIDEWVPPTTKKVFLSDMLGFQAIGLRKCSAACNSPDQKELPRKKLKYVKQRTDKCLIKKELNLKNIFPTVVTKQKTPNYGSTSSGWISKESILGCGSCSGVKCSLPFSENWPSSVPETKSAWSPELFS, from the exons AtgaatagaagaagaaaatttcttcttgCCTCAGTTCTTGCTCTCCAGAATTCGAGTTTTGTATATCCTTCATGTCAAAAGTGCTTCTCTCGGGTAATCCTGGTCTCCAAAAG GTCTAATTGTCCAAAATGTGGCTTTACTGGTGAGGCTGAAAATGTCAGTTACAGATAtaaactttctttaaaagttgCGGAATCAAACAAATTATTTGGCATTACTGTATTTGGAAGCTGCTTAGATGCATTTTTTGGTCTTACAGCCACTGGTTTGCACAG ATACATTCAAGATCCTAAAGAAATTCCAGAAACACTGGACAGTGATACAACTCAGAACCTGTTAACTAAAGCAGTGGAAACTTGCTTTCTTGGACAAAGCTTTATTTTTGGAGTTACG AATTTTGAAAACCAACATGGGCAAGGTTCAGATTCCTGTAACTTCTTACATCAGTGTCCTGACCGCAGGAGAGAAGTTAAAGGGCTGGTGGCTTGCCAGATGGTTTTACCAGACCCAGGTGTTGCAGGCTTCACTGTCATTGACTATTTCCGTCAGCTTTTGCAGCATTCTGATTTCAGGAAGCTTCACGGTAGCTACCAGACACCTAATAGCTCAACACACTCAAGTAGTGATCTCATTAGCATATGTGGCCCTGACAGCAGTTCTTGTTTTTTCGAGTCCCATGGCAGAGATAATTTTTCAAGATTCTGGCAGCTATCACTTGAACTCACTTCCTCTGTTTCACAACTAACAGGTGATGATGATTTTTCAGCTTCAGAACAAAACAAGGCCATTGCTACTCTTCCCCAGAACAGAAAGTACATCTCTTTTGCAGAGGCCACTGGTTCCACTAGCTTCCATGATGCCATAGAAGGTTCCTGGGGCCTTGTTTCATATATGGATAGAAAGAGTACAACACAAAAGTTGGGTGAAGAACTTGGCTTACAAGCTAATCAGCCAAGTGCAGTTCACAGCAGTCATCATGAAATTGGAGTTACTGACTCTAATTTATCCCCTTTGAAAATGCAAGAGCCCTTTGAGCCAAGTAATACGAAATCTTTCCACAGTGCAGTTGAAATTAAAACTAGGTATTCTCAGCATGAGCTAACATGTCACCAGCATCATGATGTAGATGCCCACCCCAGCCTTCAGGAGAGATCTACATGTCGTCCACCTTCATCACTCAGAGTCGAAGAGACAGCTGGTGGCTCCCAGGATTGTGACCCCGAGATTTGGGATGATCTGCCATTCTCTGAAAGCTTAAACGAGTTTCTGGCAGTTATCGAAAGTGAGATTGCTATAATTCCGACAGACGCCAGTAGTAGGAAACGTCACATAAATAATGATGTTGATGAATTACATGCAGACCACAGCACGTTATCTGTGACTCCCCAGAGAACTACTGGAGCCTTGCATACACCACCTATAGCTTTAAGATCCTCACAAACAGCAGTCAAAGCAAACTCTGGCAAAGATAACTTCCTTTCCAACTGTGAAACAAATTCAAGTCTTCGTGTTCAAAAGGAGCCACAACCAGATAACACAGCAGAGGCTGTTTCTATAAGTAGTAATGGAAGagatatttctgaatattttctaccAAACACTTGTCTGTCGGCTCTGTTACCATCTTCCAAAGGTTTAAGAACAACAATTTCTCGTAAGACGTCTCCCAGAATTCTGCCACATAGGGCTGAAATTTCACTTAAGCTCAATACTTCAGAGAGTGAGCATTCTTGTCtcaatatcaaatattttaatggaTATGGAGAAAAATCACTTTCAGAAGTGAGTGAAAAGTTGACAACTTTCTGTTGTAGGAGATATTATGATGTTTCTGAACTTTGCaacttagaaaataaacaatatagtAGGTGGCCAAAGAACCAAGGTGACAGTTTCACAATTTGCAGGAAACTTACATATCCCTTAGAAGCTCTCTGCAGTAGTCCAAGTAGAAGTACAGATACATTGAAAGAAATGCCTTATGGACAAATCAATAATAACTTAACACAGAACTATTCTACTCGTCATGAAAGTAGCTACAATGCTTCTGCTGATCTCTTTGATGATAGTGCTAAAGAAATGGACTTTGCAATAGAAATTACAAAGAAATCACAGGATATTTTGTTACAACAGGGAAAATCTTTGGCAGAAAATCATCATACAGAATCTGATTTCTCACTGAGATCACTTTCTGAAAACTCTGGCCAGTCTTCACAAAAATTTTCCTTGCAAAACATGTCTGCCTCTATGTTTTTGAGAACGTGCTCCTCTCCACCTCGTTTTCAGTCAGATTCAGAATGTGATTTTGAAGATAGCCAAGACTTTGTTCCATGTTCACAGTCAACTCCAGTTGCAGGATTCCACCAAACAAGAATTCTTGGGATAAAAGGAGCTTTCAAAAAATTACCTACCTTTTATTCAGATCTTGATGCTAACTATAAAAAAACAAGGGTTTCCTCTGAAAATGATGCACAGCAAGCCACCTCTAGCTGTCCAAAAAATATAAGAACACCCAGCCAGAAATCCAGAAGCCCTATTATATCTGGCATTACACAACCAGAGGTTTTCAACAACTGTCCTAGTGCTGAGTGCCTTGAAACTGATATTGATGAATGGGTCCCTCCCACCacaaaaaaagtatttctttcaGATATGCTTGGATTCCAAGCCATAGGTCTAAGGAAATGCTCTGCTGCCTGTAACTCTCCTGATCAAAAAGAGTTACcaagaaagaaactgaagtatGTCAAACAAAGAActgataaatgtttaattaaGAAAGAGTTAAATTTGAAGAATATATTTCCAACAGTCgttacaaaacagaaaactccTAACTATGGCAGTACAAGTTCAGGCTGGATTTCTAAAGAGTCAATTTTGGGATGTGGTTCTTGTTCAGGAGTTAAATGTAGCCTTCCATTTTCAGAAAATTGGCCATCTTCAGTACCTGAAACTAAAAGTGCTTGGTCTCCTGAATTGTTTTCATAA